Proteins encoded in a region of the Oncorhynchus gorbuscha isolate QuinsamMale2020 ecotype Even-year linkage group LG16, OgorEven_v1.0, whole genome shotgun sequence genome:
- the LOC124000222 gene encoding hemoglobin subunit beta-like gives MVDWTDAERSAIVGLWGKISVDEIGPQALARLLIVSPWTQRHFGTFGNLSTPAAIMGNPAVAKHGKTVMHGLDRAVQNLDDIKNTYTALSVMHSEKLHVDPDNFRLLADCITVCVAAKLGPTVFSADTQEAFQKFLAVVVSALGRQYH, from the exons ATGGTCGACTGGACAGATGCTGAGCGCAGTGCCATCGTAGGCCTGTGGGGAAAGATCAGCGTGGATGAGATCGGACCCCAGGCCCTGGCCAG ACTTCTGATCGTGTCTCCATGGACTCAGAGGCACTTTGGCACCTTCGGCAACCTTTCAACACCCGCTGCCATCATGGGTAACCCCGCTGTGGCCAAGCACGGAAAGACCGTGATGCACGGACTGGACAGAGCTGTGCAGAACCTGGATGACATCAAGAACACCTATACTGCACTGAGTGTGATGCACTCCGAGAAACTGCACGTGGATCCCGACAACTTCAGG CTCCTCGCCGACTGCATCACCGTGTGCGTGGCCGCCAAGCTCGGTCCCACCGTTTTCAGTGCTGATACTCAGGAAGCCTTCCAGAAGTTCCTGGCTGTCGTTGTGTCCGCTCTTGGCAGACAGTACCACTAG